In one window of Streptomyces griseus subsp. griseus DNA:
- a CDS encoding SseB family protein has protein sequence MYGYDQNPGAQQQMGQMGQMGGGYGEQPLYPEPSPPSLADAVRAFTTGSLSAEDFQQIFATSKVYCPRGDNPGFLALHNTQQPVIPMFTTLKELRLYAGKESKYFVITGAEVIDLLPTGYGFVLDMEGDHRMVFDAKAVEQMVDFAMRRMYG, from the coding sequence ATGTACGGCTACGACCAGAACCCTGGTGCTCAGCAGCAGATGGGTCAGATGGGTCAGATGGGTGGCGGCTACGGCGAGCAGCCGCTGTATCCCGAGCCCTCCCCGCCCTCCCTGGCCGACGCGGTACGGGCCTTCACCACCGGCTCCCTCTCCGCCGAGGACTTCCAGCAGATCTTCGCCACGTCGAAGGTCTACTGCCCGCGCGGCGACAACCCCGGCTTCCTGGCGCTGCACAACACGCAGCAGCCCGTGATCCCGATGTTCACCACGCTCAAGGAGCTGCGGCTCTACGCGGGCAAGGAGTCCAAGTACTTCGTGATCACCGGCGCCGAGGTGATCGACCTGCTCCCCACGGGATACGGCTTCGTCCTGGACATGGAGGGCGATCACCGGATGGTCTTCGACGCCAAGGCGGTGGAGCAGATGGTCGACTTCGCGATGCGGCGTATGTACGGGTAG
- a CDS encoding acyl-CoA dehydrogenase: MGHYKSNLRDIEFNLFEVLGRDKLYGTGPFAEMDVDTAKSILDEVVRLAENELADSFADADRNPPVFDPETNTAPVPESFRKSYQSFMDSEYWRLGLPEEIGGTTAPRSLIWGYAELLLGANPAVWMYSSGPAFAGILFEEGTEEQKKVAEIAVEKQWGSTMVLTEPDAGSDVGAGRTKAVQQEDGSWHIEGVKRFITSGEHDMSENILHYVLARPEGAGPGTKGLSLFLVPKYHFDWTTGELGERNGVYATNVEHKMGLKASNTCEMTFGDRHPAKGWLIGDKHDGIRQMFRIIEFARMMVGTKAIATLSTGYLNALEYAKERVQGTDLSQFMDKTAPKVTITHHPDVRRSLMTQKAYAEGMRSLVLYTATVQDAIQEKEAAGEDAKALNGLNDLLLPIVKGYGSEKSYEQLAQSLQTFGGSGYLQEYPVEQYIRDAKIDTLYEGTTAIQGQDFFFRKIVRDQGTSLNTLSEEIKKFLAGAQGNEELAPALDSLAKAAVDLEAIVGTMITDLTATGEDVKNIYKVGLNTTRLLMASGDVVVGYLLLKGAAVAAEKLPTASAKDVAFYQGKIAAAKFFAANILPGVSAERALAENVDNSLMELDEAAF, from the coding sequence ATGGGGCACTACAAGTCGAATCTCCGCGACATCGAGTTCAACCTCTTCGAGGTGCTCGGGCGCGACAAGCTGTACGGCACCGGCCCGTTCGCGGAGATGGACGTCGACACCGCGAAGAGCATCCTCGACGAGGTCGTCCGCCTCGCGGAGAACGAGCTCGCCGACTCCTTCGCCGACGCCGACCGCAACCCGCCGGTCTTCGACCCGGAGACCAATACCGCGCCGGTCCCGGAGAGCTTCAGGAAGTCGTACCAGTCCTTCATGGACTCGGAGTACTGGCGCCTGGGCCTGCCCGAGGAGATCGGCGGCACCACCGCGCCCCGCTCCCTGATCTGGGGCTACGCGGAGCTGCTGCTCGGCGCCAACCCGGCCGTGTGGATGTACTCCTCCGGTCCCGCCTTCGCGGGCATCCTCTTCGAGGAGGGCACCGAGGAGCAGAAGAAGGTCGCGGAGATCGCCGTCGAGAAGCAGTGGGGCTCCACGATGGTGCTGACCGAGCCGGACGCCGGCTCGGACGTCGGCGCCGGGCGGACGAAGGCCGTGCAGCAGGAGGACGGCTCCTGGCACATCGAGGGTGTGAAGCGCTTCATCACCTCGGGCGAGCACGACATGTCCGAGAACATCCTCCACTACGTGCTGGCGCGCCCCGAGGGCGCCGGCCCCGGCACCAAGGGCCTCTCGCTCTTCCTGGTCCCGAAGTACCACTTCGACTGGACCACCGGTGAGCTGGGCGAGCGCAACGGCGTGTACGCGACGAACGTCGAGCACAAGATGGGCCTGAAGGCCTCCAACACCTGCGAGATGACCTTCGGCGACCGCCACCCCGCCAAGGGCTGGCTGATCGGCGACAAGCACGACGGCATCCGCCAGATGTTCCGCATCATCGAGTTCGCCCGCATGATGGTCGGCACGAAGGCCATCGCCACCCTCTCCACGGGCTACCTGAACGCGCTGGAGTACGCCAAGGAGCGCGTCCAGGGCACGGACCTGTCGCAGTTCATGGACAAGACGGCGCCCAAGGTCACCATCACGCACCACCCCGACGTGCGCCGCTCGCTCATGACGCAGAAGGCGTACGCCGAGGGCATGCGCTCCCTCGTGCTGTACACGGCCACCGTCCAGGACGCGATCCAGGAGAAGGAGGCCGCGGGCGAGGACGCCAAGGCGCTCAACGGCCTCAACGACCTGCTGCTCCCGATCGTGAAGGGGTACGGCTCCGAGAAGTCCTACGAGCAGCTGGCGCAGTCGCTCCAGACGTTCGGCGGATCGGGCTACCTCCAGGAGTACCCGGTCGAGCAGTACATCCGGGACGCCAAGATCGACACCCTCTACGAGGGCACGACGGCCATCCAGGGCCAGGACTTCTTCTTCCGGAAGATCGTCCGCGACCAGGGCACCTCGCTCAACACGCTCTCCGAGGAGATCAAGAAGTTCCTCGCGGGCGCCCAGGGCAACGAGGAGCTGGCCCCCGCGCTGGACTCGCTCGCCAAGGCGGCCGTGGACCTGGAGGCGATCGTCGGCACGATGATCACCGACCTCACCGCGACCGGCGAGGACGTCAAGAACATCTACAAGGTGGGCCTCAACACGACCCGCCTCCTGATGGCCTCCGGTGATGTCGTCGTCGGCTACCTGCTCCTCAAGGGCGCGGCCGTGGCCGCCGAGAAGCTGCCGACCGCCTCCGCCAAGGACGTGGCCTTCTACCAGGGCAAGATCGCGGCCGCGAAGTTCTTCGCCGCGAACATCCTGCCGGGCGTCTCGGCCGAGCGCGCGCTCGCCGAGAACGTCGACAACTCGCTGATGGAGCTGGACGAGGCCGCGTTCTAG
- a CDS encoding M18 family aminopeptidase has protein sequence MSSRHRFDRAHTDDLMSFLAASPSPYHAVANAAARLEVAGFRQVEETAAWDASPGGKYVLRGGAIIAWYVPEGASAHTPFRIVGAHTDSPNLRVKPLPDTESYGWRQVAVEIYGGTLLNTWLDRDLGLAGRISLRDGTDRLVNIDRALLRVPQLAVHLDRSANTDGLKLDRQRHMQPIWGLGDVAEGDLIRFVAEEAGVDPEDVTGWDLMPHPIEPPSYLGRDRELVAGPRMDNLLSVHAATAALAAVAGQPDEELPYIPVLAAFDHEENGSQSDTGADGPLLGTVLERSVFARGGTYEDRARAFAGTVCLSSDTGHAVHPNYAERHDPTHHPVANGGPILKVNVNMRYATDGSGRAVFAAACEKAGVPWQTFVSNNSMPCGTTIGPITAARHGIRTVDIGVAILSMHSARELCGADDPYLLANALTAFLTD, from the coding sequence ATGAGTTCTCGCCACCGGTTCGACCGTGCGCACACCGATGATCTGATGTCCTTCCTGGCGGCGAGCCCGTCCCCGTACCACGCCGTGGCCAACGCGGCCGCCCGGCTGGAGGTGGCCGGATTCCGTCAGGTCGAGGAGACCGCCGCCTGGGACGCGAGCCCCGGCGGGAAGTACGTGCTCCGCGGCGGGGCGATCATCGCCTGGTACGTGCCGGAGGGCGCGTCCGCCCACACCCCGTTCCGGATCGTCGGCGCGCACACCGACTCCCCGAACCTGCGGGTGAAGCCGCTGCCGGACACCGAGTCGTACGGCTGGCGGCAGGTGGCCGTCGAGATCTACGGCGGCACGCTGCTGAACACCTGGCTCGACCGGGACCTGGGCCTGGCCGGCCGGATCTCGCTGCGGGACGGCACCGACCGGCTCGTCAACATCGACCGGGCGCTGCTGCGGGTACCCCAGCTGGCCGTGCACCTGGACCGGTCGGCCAACACCGACGGCCTGAAGCTGGACCGGCAGCGCCATATGCAGCCGATCTGGGGTCTCGGGGACGTGGCCGAGGGTGACCTGATCCGGTTCGTCGCCGAGGAGGCGGGCGTCGACCCGGAGGACGTCACCGGCTGGGACCTCATGCCGCACCCCATCGAGCCGCCGTCCTACCTGGGCCGGGACCGCGAGCTGGTCGCCGGGCCGCGGATGGACAACCTGCTCTCCGTGCACGCCGCGACCGCCGCCCTGGCCGCCGTCGCGGGACAGCCGGACGAGGAACTCCCGTACATCCCCGTGCTCGCCGCCTTCGACCACGAGGAGAACGGCTCCCAGTCCGACACCGGGGCCGACGGGCCGCTCCTGGGCACGGTCCTGGAGCGCTCGGTCTTCGCCCGGGGCGGTACGTACGAGGACCGCGCCCGCGCCTTCGCCGGGACGGTCTGTCTCTCCTCCGACACCGGCCACGCCGTGCACCCCAACTACGCCGAGCGGCACGACCCGACGCACCACCCGGTCGCCAACGGCGGCCCGATCCTCAAGGTCAACGTCAACATGCGGTACGCCACCGACGGCAGCGGCCGCGCGGTGTTCGCCGCCGCCTGCGAGAAGGCGGGCGTGCCGTGGCAGACGTTCGTCTCCAACAACTCGATGCCCTGCGGCACGACGATCGGCCCGATCACCGCCGCCCGGCACGGCATCCGGACCGTGGACATCGGCGTCGCGATCCTCTCCATGCACAGCGCGCGGGAACTGTGCGGCGCGGACGACCCGTATCTGCTGGCCAACGCGCTCACGGCGTTCCTGACGGACTGA
- a CDS encoding DUF6458 family protein produces MGLGGCILLIGGGAILAFATDWKADGINLDLVGWIMMLVGLIGVFVYMSIARRRRMVVPPTTTVVQDDEHRYH; encoded by the coding sequence ATGGGACTCGGAGGATGCATTCTTCTGATCGGTGGTGGCGCGATCCTGGCATTCGCGACCGACTGGAAGGCCGACGGGATCAATCTCGACCTGGTCGGCTGGATCATGATGCTCGTCGGCCTCATCGGGGTGTTCGTCTACATGAGCATCGCGCGTCGTCGGCGCATGGTCGTTCCGCCGACCACCACGGTCGTGCAGGACGACGAGCACCGCTACCACTGA
- a CDS encoding LURP-one-related/scramblase family protein — protein sequence MRLLVRERLFAIGDDYWIEDTDGHKVFLVDGKAMRLRDTFELKDADGRVLVELRQKLMSLRGTMLIERGGEELATVKRKRLSLLRNHYRVTLVDGTEMDVSGKILDREFAIEYDGELLAQISRRWLTLRDTYGIDVVREDADTPLLIAVAMCVIVLADKENGG from the coding sequence ATGAGACTTCTCGTACGTGAGCGCCTGTTCGCCATCGGTGACGACTACTGGATCGAGGACACGGACGGCCACAAGGTCTTCCTGGTCGACGGCAAGGCCATGCGGCTGCGCGACACCTTCGAGCTGAAGGACGCCGACGGCCGGGTCCTGGTGGAGCTGCGGCAGAAGCTGATGAGCCTGCGCGGCACCATGCTCATCGAGCGCGGCGGCGAGGAGCTGGCCACGGTCAAGCGCAAGCGGCTCTCGCTGCTCCGCAACCACTATCGGGTGACCCTGGTGGACGGTACGGAGATGGACGTCAGCGGCAAGATCCTGGACCGCGAGTTCGCCATCGAGTACGACGGTGAGCTGCTGGCCCAGATCTCGCGGCGCTGGCTGACCCTCCGGGACACCTACGGCATCGACGTGGTCCGCGAGGACGCGGACACCCCGCTGCTGATCGCCGTGGCGATGTGCGTGATCGTGCTGGCGGACAAGGAGAACGGGGGCTGA
- a CDS encoding carbon-nitrogen family hydrolase, protein MRASLIQIAVDPDESVEARRERAASLVVAQRGADLVVLPELWPVGAFAYTLFEQEAEPLQGPTHEVMAKAAAEAGVWLHAGSFVERAPDGTLYNTALVFSPDGERSALYRKIHRFGFDKGEAAMMGAGDELVTVALPQTTLGLATCYDLRFPEQFRGLVDAGAETLVVSAGWPERRRAHWTLLAQARAVENQAYVLALGTAGSHADVPQAGHSIAVDPWGEVLAEAGAGEEILTVEFDPAQVAATRERFPALKDRRLGLAPPV, encoded by the coding sequence GTGCGCGCCTCCCTCATCCAGATCGCAGTAGACCCGGACGAATCCGTCGAGGCCCGCCGCGAGCGGGCGGCCTCCCTGGTGGTCGCCCAGCGCGGCGCCGACCTGGTGGTCCTGCCCGAGCTCTGGCCGGTCGGCGCGTTCGCCTACACCCTCTTCGAGCAGGAGGCCGAACCGCTCCAGGGCCCCACCCACGAGGTGATGGCGAAGGCGGCCGCCGAGGCCGGGGTCTGGCTGCACGCGGGGTCGTTCGTGGAGCGCGCGCCGGACGGCACCCTGTACAACACCGCGCTGGTCTTCTCCCCGGACGGCGAGCGCTCTGCGCTCTACCGCAAGATCCACCGCTTCGGCTTCGACAAGGGTGAGGCGGCGATGATGGGCGCCGGCGACGAGCTGGTGACCGTGGCTCTGCCGCAGACCACGCTGGGCCTGGCCACCTGCTACGACCTGCGCTTCCCCGAGCAGTTCCGCGGCCTCGTCGACGCGGGCGCCGAGACCCTCGTCGTCTCGGCGGGCTGGCCCGAGCGCCGCCGCGCCCACTGGACCCTCCTCGCGCAGGCCCGTGCCGTCGAGAACCAGGCGTACGTCCTCGCCCTCGGCACGGCCGGCAGCCACGCGGACGTCCCGCAGGCCGGACACAGCATCGCCGTCGACCCCTGGGGCGAGGTACTGGCCGAGGCCGGGGCGGGCGAGGAGATCCTGACCGTGGAGTTCGACCCGGCGCAGGTGGCAGCGACGAGGGAGCGGTTCCCGGCCCTGAAGGACCGCCGGCTGGGGCTGGCGCCGCCGGTCTGA
- a CDS encoding maleylpyruvate isomerase family mycothiol-dependent enzyme — MTVHPSLQTYADSATHSIEAIADLVKPLAEGEWNRRTPCPGWSVRDIVSHVIGMECEMLGDPRPIHTLPRDLYHVQSDFARYMEMQVDVRRHHTAPEMTSELEYVLIRRARQLRNESRSPDATVRAPLGAEQTLEVALNMRAFDVWVHEQDLRTTLGQPGNLDSPGANITRDVLLAALPKVVAKDAGAPANSAVVLDVHGPVEFLRTVRVDAEGRGSIDGSPSLGPAVTLSMDWETYVRLACGRVRPAAVADRIKAEGDQELAAAILDHFAVTP, encoded by the coding sequence GTGACCGTCCATCCCAGCCTCCAGACCTACGCCGACTCCGCGACTCACTCCATCGAAGCGATAGCCGACCTGGTCAAGCCACTCGCGGAGGGGGAGTGGAACCGCCGCACACCGTGCCCCGGATGGTCGGTGCGGGACATCGTGTCGCACGTCATCGGCATGGAGTGCGAGATGCTCGGCGACCCGCGGCCGATCCATACGCTGCCGCGCGACCTCTACCACGTACAGAGCGACTTCGCCCGGTACATGGAGATGCAGGTCGACGTCCGGCGCCACCACACCGCTCCGGAGATGACGTCCGAGCTGGAGTACGTCCTCATCCGTCGCGCCCGCCAGCTGCGCAACGAGTCCCGCTCCCCCGACGCCACGGTCCGCGCGCCGCTCGGCGCCGAGCAGACCCTCGAAGTGGCCCTCAACATGCGGGCCTTCGACGTCTGGGTGCATGAGCAGGATCTGCGGACGACGCTCGGCCAGCCGGGCAACCTGGACTCCCCCGGCGCGAACATCACCCGGGACGTGCTGCTCGCCGCGCTGCCGAAGGTGGTCGCGAAGGACGCGGGGGCGCCGGCCAACTCGGCGGTGGTGCTGGACGTGCACGGCCCGGTGGAGTTCCTGCGGACGGTGCGGGTCGACGCGGAGGGCCGCGGTTCGATAGACGGTTCGCCCTCGCTGGGCCCGGCCGTGACGCTCTCGATGGACTGGGAGACGTACGTGCGCCTGGCCTGCGGCCGGGTCCGTCCGGCGGCGGTGGCCGACCGGATCAAGGCCGAGGGCGACCAGGAGCTGGCCGCCGCGATCCTGGACCACTTCGCCGTCACCCCGTAG
- a CDS encoding MFS transporter, whose amino-acid sequence MSSAAAPTLPLPGDPPGGRRAAWVWGIGVAVYFVAIIFRTSLGVAGLDAADRFDVNASALSTFSILQLLVYAGMQIPVGLMVDRLGTKRVLTIGAVLFTVGQLGFALSPSYGMALAARALLGCGDAMTFISVLRLGSRWFPARRGPLIGQVAALFGMAGNLVSTLFIARALHSFGWTTTFVGSSLAGVAVLVPLLLFLKDHPEGHEPPPAEHAGAAYVRKQIAAAWREPGTRLGMWVHFTTQFPAMVFLLLWGMPFLVEAQGLGRGTAGMLLTLVVLSNMVVGLVYGQIIARHHEARAPIALGTVATTALLWACAIFYPAAHTPLWLLTVLCVVLGACGPASMVGFDFARPANPPERQGTASGIVNMGGFIASMTTLFAVGVLLDATGGNYRAAFASVFVLEAFGVAQILRLRRRAALRERDHHVVSRVEAVHVPA is encoded by the coding sequence GTGAGTTCGGCCGCAGCCCCCACGCTCCCGCTGCCCGGCGATCCACCCGGGGGCAGGCGTGCCGCCTGGGTCTGGGGGATCGGCGTCGCGGTCTACTTCGTCGCGATCATCTTCCGTACGAGCCTGGGTGTGGCCGGTCTCGACGCCGCCGACCGGTTCGACGTCAACGCCTCGGCCCTCTCCACCTTCTCCATCCTCCAACTCCTCGTCTACGCCGGCATGCAGATACCCGTGGGGCTGATGGTCGACCGGCTCGGCACCAAGCGGGTCCTCACCATCGGTGCGGTCCTGTTCACCGTCGGACAGCTCGGGTTCGCGCTCTCGCCCTCGTACGGCATGGCGCTGGCCGCCCGCGCCCTGCTCGGGTGCGGTGACGCGATGACGTTCATCAGCGTGCTGCGGCTCGGCAGCCGCTGGTTCCCGGCCCGGCGCGGGCCGCTGATCGGCCAGGTCGCCGCGCTGTTCGGGATGGCGGGCAACCTCGTCTCGACGCTCTTCATCGCGCGTGCCCTGCACAGCTTCGGCTGGACGACGACCTTCGTCGGCAGCTCGCTGGCCGGGGTCGCCGTGCTCGTACCGCTGCTCCTGTTCCTCAAGGACCACCCCGAGGGCCACGAGCCGCCGCCCGCCGAGCACGCGGGCGCCGCGTACGTACGCAAGCAGATCGCCGCCGCCTGGCGGGAGCCGGGGACCCGGCTCGGGATGTGGGTGCACTTCACCACCCAGTTCCCGGCGATGGTGTTCCTGCTGCTCTGGGGGATGCCGTTCCTCGTCGAGGCGCAGGGGCTCGGCCGGGGAACGGCGGGCATGCTGCTCACCCTGGTGGTGCTCTCCAACATGGTGGTGGGGCTCGTCTACGGGCAGATCATCGCCCGTCACCACGAGGCGCGGGCCCCCATCGCGCTGGGCACGGTCGCGACCACCGCCCTCCTCTGGGCGTGCGCGATCTTCTACCCCGCCGCTCACACCCCGCTGTGGCTGCTGACGGTCCTGTGCGTGGTGCTGGGCGCCTGCGGCCCCGCCTCGATGGTCGGCTTCGACTTCGCGCGCCCCGCCAATCCGCCGGAGCGTCAGGGCACCGCGTCGGGGATCGTCAACATGGGCGGGTTCATCGCCTCCATGACGACGCTGTTCGCCGTGGGGGTGCTGCTGGACGCCACGGGCGGCAACTACCGGGCCGCCTTCGCCTCGGTCTTCGTCCTGGAGGCGTTCGGCGTCGCCCAGATCCTGCGGCTGCGCCGCCGCGCGGCGCTCAGGGAACGCGACCACCATGTGGTCAGCCGGGTGGAGGCCGTGCACGTACCCGCGTGA
- a CDS encoding GntR family transcriptional regulator has protein sequence MPAAAPAPVQPTTSSLKQPPAAERVYAHIKEAVLDRRYEGGTLLTEGGLADAVGVSRTPVREALLRLEVEGLIKLYPKKGALVLAVSAQEIKDVVETRLLVEEFAARRAVPASPRLIARLEQLLEEQRRLAEVGDLAEVAVKDRCFHAEIVKNAGNEILSRLYDQLRDRQLRMGVAVMEAHPGRIEANITEHSELLEAIRAGDAEGAAQVVRRHVSRVRVLVRGEDR, from the coding sequence ATGCCTGCCGCAGCCCCCGCCCCCGTACAGCCGACGACCTCCTCCCTCAAGCAGCCGCCCGCCGCCGAGCGCGTCTACGCGCACATCAAGGAGGCGGTTCTGGACCGTCGCTACGAGGGCGGCACGCTGCTCACCGAAGGTGGGCTGGCCGATGCGGTCGGGGTGTCGCGTACGCCTGTACGGGAGGCGTTGCTGCGGCTGGAGGTCGAAGGCCTGATCAAGCTCTACCCGAAGAAGGGCGCCCTCGTGCTGGCCGTCTCCGCGCAGGAGATCAAGGACGTGGTGGAGACCCGGCTGCTGGTGGAGGAGTTCGCGGCGCGCAGAGCTGTTCCCGCGTCGCCCCGGTTGATCGCGCGGCTCGAACAGCTCCTGGAGGAGCAGCGGCGGCTGGCGGAGGTCGGTGATCTGGCGGAGGTGGCCGTCAAGGACCGCTGTTTCCATGCCGAGATCGTCAAGAACGCGGGGAACGAGATCCTTTCGCGCCTCTACGACCAGCTGCGCGACCGCCAGTTGCGGATGGGCGTCGCGGTGATGGAGGCGCATCCGGGCAGGATCGAGGCCAACATCACCGAGCACAGCGAGCTGCTGGAGGCGATCCGGGCCGGGGACGCGGAAGGTGCCGCGCAGGTCGTGCGGCGCCATGTCAGCCGGGTGCGGGTGCTGGTCCGGGGTGAGGACCGGTGA
- a CDS encoding D-alanyl-D-alanine carboxypeptidase family protein, whose amino-acid sequence MKIGIKRINRVTITSTVALTAGAVLASGAFASTAQAAAAPPVPKIVAKGGFVMNNGTGKALYSKTADTRRSTGSTTKIMTALVVLQQKNVNLKTKVTIQKAYSDYIVSKNASSARLIVGDKVTVGQLLYGLMLPSGCDAAYALADKFGSGKTRDARVKSFIGKMNSTAKTLKLKNTKFDSFDGIGGGNNYSTPRDLTIIASQAMKNSTFRTIVKTKSTTQKVTTKSGGYRNMAWANTNKMLSSYSGAIGVKTGSGPTAKYCLVFAATRKGKTVIGTVLTSTNETTRTADAKKLMDYGFKK is encoded by the coding sequence TTGAAAATCGGGATCAAGCGCATAAACCGCGTCACCATCACGAGCACGGTGGCCCTCACCGCGGGCGCGGTGCTCGCGAGCGGTGCCTTCGCTTCGACGGCCCAGGCCGCCGCGGCGCCGCCGGTTCCGAAGATCGTCGCCAAGGGCGGCTTCGTGATGAACAACGGCACCGGCAAGGCCCTCTACAGCAAGACCGCGGACACCCGCCGCTCCACCGGCTCCACCACGAAGATCATGACCGCCCTCGTGGTGCTGCAGCAGAAGAACGTGAACCTCAAGACCAAGGTCACGATCCAGAAGGCGTACAGCGACTACATCGTCTCGAAGAACGCCTCGTCCGCCCGGCTCATCGTCGGCGACAAGGTGACGGTCGGCCAGCTGCTCTACGGTCTGATGCTCCCGTCCGGCTGCGACGCGGCGTACGCCCTGGCCGACAAGTTCGGCTCCGGCAAGACCCGTGACGCCCGGGTGAAGTCGTTCATCGGCAAGATGAACTCCACGGCGAAGACCCTGAAGCTGAAGAACACCAAGTTCGACTCGTTCGACGGCATCGGGGGCGGGAACAACTACTCGACCCCCCGCGACCTGACGATCATCGCCAGCCAGGCGATGAAGAACTCCACGTTCCGCACGATCGTCAAGACGAAGTCGACCACGCAGAAGGTCACCACGAAGAGTGGCGGCTACCGCAACATGGCGTGGGCCAACACCAACAAGATGCTCAGCAGCTACAGCGGTGCGATCGGCGTCAAGACGGGCTCGGGCCCGACCGCCAAGTACTGCCTGGTCTTCGCGGCGACGCGTAAGGGCAAGACCGTCATCGGCACGGTCCTCACGTCGACCAACGAGACGACCCGCACGGCCGACGCGAAGAAGCTCATGGACTACGGCTTCAAGAAGTAA